A genomic window from Chrysoperla carnea chromosome 3, inChrCarn1.1, whole genome shotgun sequence includes:
- the LOC123296925 gene encoding b(0,+)-type amino acid transporter 1-like: MESKNDIPLKEYIPVATTENGANDLATHDDTLPTKAVDNTLEEGKKDVTLNRELGLFSAVSLILGVMIGSGIFVSPAPALSYSGSVGMCTVVWFVCGVISLIGALAFAELGTVVPRSGAEYAYFTESFNNLHPFWGPLPAFICSWVYVVVLRPAEVAVITLTFAEYICQPVIDHYHIDKNSIENVKMYIALGALGLITFINIASVKLYVKIQNIFGAFKVLVCVVIIGAGIYAISTGYTDNLKTGFKGTHTKPSSIALAFYSGLWAYDGWSTVTTVTEEIKNPSRNIPLSILISVPLVTLLYVFMNVAYMAVLTIGEMEAAPAVAVVFGERILGTFSVIIPIGVALATFGCALSIQFSITRLCYVAGQEGHMIKAFSYVNVKRLTPAPAVAFQGLISLIFIMCGSIVTLIEFASFFIWIFYGVAMVSLIVLRYTKPGVHRPYKVPIWIPYFIFLVALFLSVTPIATDPSPKYLFALAFIISGIFVYIPFVYYKMKLPLMDHFTKLIQVVFQAVPPEKYENQNNVDNVDNEKTKADKK, translated from the exons atggaaaGCAAAAATGATATTCCATTAAAAGAGTATA TTCCCGTTGCCACTACAGAAAATGGAGCAAATGATTTGGCTACACATGATGATACACTTCCAACAAAAGCGGTGGATAATACACTCGAAGAGGGAAAGAAGGATGTAACATTAAATAGAGAATTGGGTTTATTTTCAGCTGTTAGCTTAATTTTAGGTGTTATGATTGGTTCAGGCATATTTGTTTCGCCAGCACCAGCATTAAGCTATTCTGGATCGGTTGGAATGTGTACAGTGGTATGGTTTGTTTGTGGAGTTATTTCTTTAATTG GTGCTTTGGCTTTTGCAGAATTAGGAACAGTTGTGCCTCGATCAGGTGCAGAATATGCATACTTTACcgaatcatttaataatttacatcCATTTTGGGGTCCATTACCGGCATTTATATGTTCATGGGTGTATGTTGTGGTTTTACGGCCGGCAGAAGTTGCAGTTATAACTTTAACATTTGCTGAATATATTTGTCAACCTGTGATTGATCATTATCATATCGATAAAAATAGTATCGAGAATGTTAAAATGTATATAGCATTAGGAGCTTTAG gtttaattacatttataaatattgcaagtgttaaattatatgtaaaaattcaaaatatttttggagcATTCAAGGTTCTTGTATGTGTTGTGATTATTGGGGCTGGAATTTATGCAATTTCTACTG gcTATACTGATAATCTAAAGACTGGTTTTAAGGGTACACATACAAAACCGTCAAGTATTGCTTTAGCATTTTATAGTGGTTTATGGGCTTATGATGgatg GTCAACAGTTACAACTGTTAccgaagaaataaaaaacccaTCCAG AAATATTCCGCTTAGTATTTTAATAAGTGTTCCGTTAGTAACACTTTTATACGTGTTTATGAATGTTGCTTACATGGCAGTATTAACAATTGGTGAAATGGAAGCGGCACCAGCAGTTGCCGTAGTTTTTGGTGAACGTATTCTTGGAACTTTTAGTGTGATTATACCAATTGGTGTAGCGTTGGCAACTTTTGGCTGTGCATTAAGTATACAATTTAGTATCACACGATTATGTTATGTGGCTGGCCAAGAAGGACATATGATTAAAGCATTTTCTTATGTCAATGTTAAACGATTGACACCAGCACCTGCTGTTGCATTTCAG ggTTTAATTTCGTTGATATTTATCATGTGTGGTAGTATAGTTACCCTAATTGAATTTGCAAGTTTCTTTATTTGGATATTTTATGGTGTGGCCATGGTGTCTTTAATAGTTTTAAGGTACACAAAGCCAGGTGTTCATCGTCCATATAag GTTCCCATATGGATcccttattttatatttttagttgcCTTATTTTTAAGTGTAACACCAATTGCTACCGATCCATCACCTAAATATTTGTTTGCACTTGCATTTATAATTTCtggaatatttgtttatattccaTTCgtctattataaaatgaaattaccaTTAATGg atcattttacaaaattgattcaaGTAGTATTCCAAGCAGTGCCACCTGAAAAGtacgaaaatcaaaataatgtagATAATGTAGATAATGAAAAAACTAAggctgataaaaaataa
- the LOC123295824 gene encoding b(0,+)-type amino acid transporter 1-like, whose translation MEKGKSTNEKDSESTTVKMKTETGNVELKRELELVSAISFNISCMIGSGIFVSPTAAFSYSGSIGMCIIVWFTCGLICLLNALVFAELGTVVPRSGSIYAYYTEAFNNLHPFWGPIPAFMYAILNTIILPPAGIAIITMSFAEYVSEPFFCILQLKTEIFGYEKKVIAIMVLGINK comes from the exons ATGGAAAAAG GTAAATCCACAAATGAAAAAGATTCAGAATCGACTACTGTCAAAATGAAAACTGAAACGGGAAATGTTGAATTAAAGAGAGAATTAGAATTAGTATCGGctattagttttaatattagTTGTATGATTGGGTCAGGGATATTTGTTTCACCTACAGCAGCGTTTTCATATTCTGGATCCATTGGAATGTGCATAATTGTTTGGTTCACATGTGGGCTAATTTGTTTACTTA ATGCATTAGTATTTGCGGAGCTTGGAACTGTTGTACCTAGATCGGGTAGTATTTATGCATACTATACGGAAGCATTTAATAATCTACATCCGTTTTGGGGACCAATACCAGCATTTATGTATGCGATATTAAATACTATTATATTACCACCAGCTGGTATTGCAATTATAACCATGAGTTTTGCTGAATATGTTTCTGAACCATTCTTTTGTATACTTCAAttgaaaacagaaatatttggatatgaaaaaaaagttattgctATTATGGTTTTAggtataaacaagtga
- the LOC123295826 gene encoding b(0,+)-type amino acid transporter 1-like, which yields MFQIMDDISSSKENIKIQTVSNEIEKKDEFENNDSKPVKLQREFGLFAIVCYIVGCMIGSGIFITPASILTNTGSPGMCLVVWIGCGLITMINALAFAELGTIIQRSGSTYAYYIESFSKLHPYWGPLPAFLYSWILCVILHPSGCAVLILTLSEHLCEIPNLIFDINVADLHTYSTMVSIFVLGRSTNNLSNVFDGSTTKMYELALAFYSAQWCYDGATAVTEITEEIKNPSKDIPRSILIAIPIVIFLYVTMNVSYMTVLTLDEMKNTTTTAVLFGEKLLKSFSIIIPTCIAISSFQNALGSQFGSTRLCYVAGQEGHMIKLLSYLNVHWFTPIPAILFQAIMILLCILFGNIKLIIEFAGFLVSIFSGGAMVSLIVLRKTKPDVYRPYKV from the exons ATGTTCCAAATTATG GATGATATTTCTTcgtcaaaagaaaatattaaaattcagaCAGTTTCAAATGAAATTGAGAAAAAAGATGAATTTGAAAACAATGATAGTAAACCTGTAAAATTGCAAAGAGAATTCGGATTATTTGCAATAGTGTGTTATATTGTTGGTTGTATGATTGGTTCTGGCATCTTTATTACTCCTGCATCGATACTTACAAATACTGGATCTCCAGGAATGTGTCTAGTAGTATGGATTGGTTGTGGACTTATAACTATGATAA ATGCATTAGCATTTGCTGAACTTGGTACAATTATACAACGATCTGGTAGCACTTATGCATATTATAttgaatcattttcaaaattacatccATATTGGGGACCATTACCGGCTTTCTTGTATTCATGGATATTATGTGTGATATTACATCCATCAGGATGTGCTGTTCTGATACTAACACTTTCTGAACATTTATGTGAAATacctaatttaatatttgacatTAATGTGGCAGATTTGCATACATACAGTACGATGGTATCAATTTTTGTACTAG GGCGAAGTACGAATAATTTAAGTAATGTGTTCGATGGAAGTACAACGAAAATGTATGAATTAGCACTGGCATTTTACAGTGCGCAATGGTGTTATGATGGAGC GACTGCAGTAACAGAAATAACAGAAGAAATAAAGAATCCATCAAA GGACATTCCACGTAGCATTTTAATTGCTATTCCAATAGTGATATTCTTATATGTAACAATGAATGTATCTTACATGACTGTATTAACAttagatgaaatgaaaaataccaCAACGACAGCTGTATTATTTGGTGAAAAACTTCTAAAATCATTCAGTATAATCATTCCAACATGTATTGCAATATCGTCATTTCAAAATGCACTTGGTAGTCAATTTGGATCAACACGATTATGTTATGTTGCAGGCCAAGAAGGTCatatgattaaattattatcatatttaaatgTTCATTGGTTTACACCAATTCCAGCAATTTTATTTCAg gCAATTATGATTCtactttgtattttatttgggaatataaaactaataattgaaTTTGCTGGATTTTTGGTGAGCATTTTTAGCGGAGGTGCTATGGTATCTTTGATTGTATTACGAAAAACTAAACCAGATGTGTATCGACCATATAAGGTATGA